Proteins from a genomic interval of Candidatus Neomarinimicrobiota bacterium:
- a CDS encoding lysophospholipid acyltransferase family protein, whose amino-acid sequence MKWVRRVWVILNVVAATTVFGTFTMLTALVDRSKRFIGWWPRAWARWILWSTGLQITIRGYEYLRKGQQYIYMSNHTSALDIPLALASLPGTVVFMAKKELFSIFFFGWSLKAMGSIPVDRSNSVQARLSVDRALLALSTKAISLILYPEGTRTRDGQLLPFKKGVFHLALRSRLPLVPVAVQGAFEAVPPNSLSLTHTPIRVTIGQPIETKDLTDADREFLLQSARASIQALLDTP is encoded by the coding sequence ATGAAGTGGGTACGACGGGTCTGGGTTATTTTAAATGTTGTGGCGGCTACCACGGTCTTCGGCACTTTCACGATGCTCACTGCGTTGGTGGATCGCTCCAAGCGCTTTATTGGCTGGTGGCCTAGGGCCTGGGCCCGCTGGATTCTCTGGTCCACCGGATTACAGATTACTATCCGCGGTTATGAGTATCTCCGGAAAGGACAGCAATATATCTATATGAGTAACCACACCAGCGCTCTGGACATCCCGCTGGCCTTGGCATCACTGCCTGGAACAGTAGTGTTCATGGCTAAAAAAGAGCTGTTTTCCATTTTCTTTTTTGGCTGGAGTCTGAAAGCTATGGGGAGCATACCTGTTGATCGTTCGAATAGCGTTCAAGCCCGGCTTTCGGTTGACCGCGCTTTGCTGGCCCTGAGCACTAAAGCTATTTCCCTTATTCTGTACCCCGAGGGTACTCGTACCAGAGATGGTCAGCTCCTCCCCTTTAAAAAAGGAGTATTTCACCTGGCGCTTCGCAGCCGATTGCCTCTCGTCCCTGTGGCTGTGCAGGGTGCCTTCGAGGCCGTGCCGCCCAACTCTCTGAGCTTGACACACACGCCTATTCGAGTTACCATTGGCCAACCTATTGAAACCAAGGATTTGACAGACGCTGATCGTGAATTCCTCCTCCAAAGTGCCCGCGCGAGTATCCAGGCCCTGCTCGATACGCCCTGA